Proteins encoded by one window of Nitrincola iocasae:
- the ureE gene encoding urease accessory protein UreE, which translates to MIRLTEKLDSPQPTDVSLSLSIDQRIRSRLKVQLDDGRDAGLFLPRGLILRGGDCLRSECGLIVLVKASPETVSTVRCDDTLLLTRVSYHLGNRHVPLQIALGFVRYQHDHVLDAMVEGLGVSVICEQQPFEPEAGAYSSESGHHHGHSHAHDHSHTH; encoded by the coding sequence ATGATTCGACTCACTGAAAAACTGGACAGCCCGCAACCGACTGATGTCAGCCTGAGCCTGAGTATCGATCAGCGTATCCGCAGCCGCCTCAAGGTGCAGCTGGATGATGGCCGTGATGCCGGACTGTTTCTGCCACGCGGTCTGATTCTGCGAGGTGGAGACTGCTTACGTAGCGAATGTGGGCTCATAGTGCTAGTGAAAGCCTCACCAGAAACCGTTTCAACCGTGCGTTGTGACGACACTTTACTGTTAACTCGCGTGAGCTATCACCTGGGTAACCGCCATGTCCCCCTGCAGATAGCACTTGGTTTTGTGCGCTACCAGCATGACCATGTGCTGGATGCCATGGTCGAGGGCCTGGGCGTGAGTGTGATCTGCGAACAACAACCCTTTGAACCCGAAGCCGGTGCTTATAGCAGTGAGAGCGGTCACCATCATGGTCACAGCCATGCTCATGACCACTCGCATACGCATTAA
- a CDS encoding HupE/UreJ family protein, which produces MKTTYTFAITAALMLVSPMLLAHSGQDHSHSSFISGLLHPLTGLDHLTMLLGIGALGAWQSVKQRTQLYTGTLGILFAGAMLGLLTGFGTGIEVMIVASMFLIAVALFFAARGLLPMIAALALVMFHGWAHGLEMPAGGVFTFMPGMLIMAALILAAGFALGKTFQPKWLGAGSGAAALLITLLG; this is translated from the coding sequence ATGAAAACCACCTACACCTTCGCTATCACGGCCGCTCTGATGCTGGTTTCGCCCATGCTGCTGGCGCATTCCGGTCAGGATCACAGCCACAGCAGCTTTATTTCCGGCCTGCTGCATCCGCTCACCGGTCTTGACCACCTGACCATGCTGTTGGGGATAGGCGCATTGGGCGCCTGGCAGTCGGTAAAACAACGTACCCAGTTGTATACCGGCACTTTAGGCATCCTGTTTGCCGGTGCGATGCTGGGACTGCTGACTGGGTTTGGCACCGGAATCGAAGTGATGATTGTAGCCTCCATGTTCCTGATTGCTGTTGCGCTGTTCTTTGCCGCCCGTGGCCTGCTGCCGATGATCGCTGCACTGGCGCTGGTAATGTTCCACGGTTGGGCCCATGGACTGGAAATGCCCGCAGGCGGTGTCTTTACCTTTATGCCTGGCATGCTGATCATGGCGGCGCTGATCCTGGCGGCAGGCTTCGCCCTGGGTAAGACCTTTCAGCCCAAGTGGCTGGGCGCTGGCAGTGGTGCAGCGGCATTGTTGATTACTCTGCTGGGTTAA
- a CDS encoding urease accessory protein UreF — protein sequence MLPSLRLYQLISPSLPIGAFTYSQGLEWAIEAGWVTDQPSLYAWLESVLKHSVGTLELPVLIRLHQGFAQADSQQIDYWCQYLCASRETAELRAEESQRGKALAVLLPSLGIEIPPSSIDAVKSTQLAGMALAAQHWQIPLDELCSGYLWSWLENSVMAGVKLVPLGQTSGQQLLLSLSETLPELQQQALAITDESIAGCTPALAIASACHETQYTRLFRS from the coding sequence ATGCTACCCAGCCTGCGCCTCTATCAGCTCATCAGCCCCTCTTTGCCTATCGGTGCATTCACCTATTCGCAAGGCCTGGAGTGGGCCATAGAGGCGGGCTGGGTCACAGATCAGCCAAGCCTGTATGCCTGGCTGGAAAGTGTACTCAAGCACAGTGTCGGCACCCTGGAGTTACCGGTATTAATCCGGCTGCATCAGGGTTTTGCACAGGCCGATAGCCAGCAGATCGATTACTGGTGCCAGTACCTCTGTGCCAGCCGGGAAACAGCCGAACTGCGTGCGGAAGAGTCGCAGCGCGGTAAGGCGTTAGCGGTATTGCTACCGTCGCTGGGCATAGAAATTCCGCCATCCAGTATCGATGCCGTCAAGTCGACACAGCTGGCGGGTATGGCGCTGGCCGCACAGCATTGGCAGATTCCGCTGGATGAGCTCTGCAGTGGCTACTTATGGAGCTGGCTGGAAAACAGCGTAATGGCGGGAGTTAAACTGGTGCCATTGGGGCAAACCAGCGGCCAGCAACTACTGCTCAGCCTGTCTGAAACCCTGCCCGAATTACAACAGCAAGCGCTGGCTATTACCGATGAGTCCATAGCCGGTTGCACCCCGGCACTGGCCATCGCCAGCGCCTGCCATGAAACACAATATACGCGTTTATTTCGCTCCTAA
- the ureG gene encoding urease accessory protein UreG encodes MSDYKSPLRIGVGGPVGSGKTALLEVLCKAIRDQYSIAVVTNDIYTQEDAKILTRAEALPADRIVGVETGGCPHTAIREDASMNLAAVEELARLHKDLDVVFVESGGDNLSATFSPELADLTIYVIDVAEGEKIPRKGGPGITKSDLLVINKIDLAPYVGASLEVMEADTQRMRPNRPYVFTNLKEGIGLDVIIDFVIKQGMLDAA; translated from the coding sequence ATGAGTGACTACAAATCTCCTTTACGCATCGGTGTCGGTGGCCCGGTAGGTTCCGGTAAAACCGCACTGTTAGAAGTACTGTGCAAGGCAATCCGCGACCAATACAGCATCGCTGTGGTGACCAATGATATCTATACCCAGGAAGATGCCAAGATTCTGACCCGTGCCGAAGCACTGCCCGCGGATCGCATCGTCGGGGTTGAAACCGGCGGCTGCCCACATACCGCGATTCGTGAAGATGCCTCGATGAATCTCGCGGCCGTTGAAGAGCTCGCCAGACTGCATAAAGATCTGGATGTGGTGTTTGTCGAAAGTGGCGGTGATAACCTCAGCGCTACCTTCAGTCCGGAACTGGCCGACCTGACCATCTATGTCATCGATGTCGCCGAGGGTGAAAAAATTCCGCGCAAAGGTGGCCCCGGCATCACTAAATCCGACCTGCTGGTGATCAACAAGATCGACCTGGCACCCTATGTCGGCGCCAGTCTCGAAGTGATGGAAGCCGATACCCAACGCATGCGTCCAAACCGCCCTTATGTGTTCACCAACCTCAAGGAAGGCATCGGTCTGGATGTGATTATCGATTTTGTGATCAAACAGGGCATGCTGGATGCGGCCTGA
- a CDS encoding urease accessory protein UreD: MTDLSQPSIEPDTQDGWRARIALAYSPRRERTRLIHCQRIGPLSVQRAFYPEGPVCHSYLLHPPGGVVGGDRLEVAVHVQPEAHTLITTPGATKFYRSGGRLAQYRQHFQVAEQAALEWLPQENIFFPDSRLAMQTHIELHSESRFIGWEMQCLGRPVINECFDRGQIRSSLKLSIDAKPLLIEHFNSEADQLQQASAGLRGYPMQATLLIHPADDALLEQVRAVFTQSADATILAGATRLDSLIVVRLLGHQTEPLLKQMIAIWQAVRPNVMGRPACLPRIWAT; the protein is encoded by the coding sequence ATGACCGACCTGAGCCAGCCCAGTATAGAACCGGATACCCAGGATGGCTGGCGCGCACGCATTGCACTGGCCTACAGTCCTCGTCGTGAGCGTACCCGGCTGATCCACTGCCAGCGCATCGGGCCGTTATCTGTGCAGCGGGCGTTCTATCCGGAAGGCCCGGTTTGTCACAGCTATCTGCTGCACCCACCCGGTGGGGTTGTCGGGGGTGACCGGCTGGAAGTGGCGGTGCATGTACAGCCCGAAGCCCATACGCTGATCACCACCCCCGGTGCGACCAAGTTTTATCGCTCCGGAGGACGTCTGGCACAGTATCGCCAGCATTTTCAGGTCGCCGAACAGGCCGCACTTGAATGGCTGCCCCAGGAGAATATCTTTTTTCCGGACAGCCGACTGGCAATGCAGACGCACATTGAGCTGCACAGCGAGTCACGCTTTATCGGCTGGGAGATGCAATGCCTGGGACGTCCGGTGATCAACGAATGCTTTGATCGAGGGCAGATACGCTCATCGCTAAAGCTCAGTATCGATGCAAAGCCACTGCTGATTGAGCACTTCAACTCTGAGGCTGACCAGTTGCAGCAGGCGTCAGCAGGCCTCAGAGGCTACCCCATGCAAGCCACCCTGCTGATCCATCCCGCTGATGACGCTCTACTGGAGCAGGTCAGGGCGGTATTTACCCAATCAGCCGATGCCACTATTCTGGCCGGTGCCACCCGACTCGACAGCCTGATCGTGGTGCGTCTGCTGGGCCATCAAACCGAACCGTTATTAAAGCAGATGATAGCTATCTGGCAGGCGGTACGACCCAACGTTATGGGCCGTCCGGCTTGTCTGCCACGGATCTGGGCAACCTGA
- a CDS encoding lipase family protein, with translation MPSLLDLAKACEASYQNIPELEGWTRLQRYGPRTSGFFGVLFRRQLDNGIFENILAYRGTDGLLDGDMASNRDILRGRMVRQFPDAFAALRDALERSEGHVLYITGHSLGGGLAALCSVDKWRRGRRDLPTVTFNAPGVTRSARHLWGKGSVRFARDRVMNGLDTYYNSHRKSLHVQTEGDPVANFGTPTMRELLTLPNLACESRARETLPETHRHRSELGMVPTLQLRTYTALCAHSIRNLVQVLERDPIYQEPLEWS, from the coding sequence ATGCCCAGTCTGTTAGATCTCGCAAAAGCATGTGAAGCCAGTTATCAAAATATCCCGGAACTTGAAGGATGGACAAGACTTCAGCGTTACGGCCCCCGAACCAGTGGTTTTTTTGGCGTACTTTTCAGGCGACAATTAGACAATGGTATTTTTGAGAATATTTTAGCCTACCGTGGTACAGATGGCCTTCTGGATGGCGATATGGCCAGCAATCGTGACATTCTCCGCGGGCGCATGGTCAGGCAGTTCCCCGATGCATTTGCTGCACTACGCGATGCGCTGGAAAGAAGTGAAGGTCATGTGCTTTATATCACTGGCCACTCCTTAGGGGGTGGTTTGGCTGCCCTGTGTTCTGTGGATAAATGGCGTCGAGGCAGGCGCGATTTGCCAACAGTCACGTTTAATGCCCCCGGCGTCACGCGAAGTGCGCGCCATTTGTGGGGCAAAGGCTCTGTGCGCTTTGCTCGAGACCGTGTTATGAATGGGCTGGACACATATTACAATAGCCACCGAAAATCGCTGCATGTACAAACGGAAGGCGACCCAGTTGCCAATTTTGGTACACCGACCATGCGGGAGTTATTAACTCTACCAAACCTGGCGTGTGAATCAAGAGCACGAGAAACGCTCCCCGAAACCCATCGTCATCGCTCAGAATTAGGCATGGTTCCCACACTGCAACTCAGAACCTATACAGCCCTGTGCGCGCATAGCATCCGTAACCTGGTGCAAGTCCTTGAACGTGATCCCATCTATCAGGAGCCTCTCGAATGGTCATAA
- a CDS encoding DMT family transporter has translation MNAILYITTVLIWGTTWIAIAFQLGEVPVALSVFYRFALAGATLLICLVLSGRLRRIGTRDHLFCLLQGMCVFCFNFLLFYTATQYITSGLISVVFSMAVLFNAVNSALFFRVTITPRIYLANGLGLSGMLLLFWPDLSGEQLDLEVFFGMGCALLGTYGFSLGNMISLRHQRKGLDLLSTNAYAMSYGALTLLCIVLVSGTPFVLDTRMSYLGALFYLAIFGSVIGFGAYFALIGRIGAGPAAYATLLFPLVALGISTFYEGYVWTLPALAGLVMILIGNAVMFIKTTLWHRAVKPSDIKASV, from the coding sequence ATGAATGCCATACTCTATATCACCACTGTACTGATTTGGGGCACTACCTGGATTGCCATTGCCTTTCAACTGGGCGAGGTTCCTGTGGCCTTGTCGGTTTTCTACCGTTTTGCCCTGGCTGGTGCGACATTGCTAATCTGTCTGGTGCTATCAGGGAGGCTGCGACGCATTGGCACCAGGGATCACCTGTTTTGCCTGCTGCAAGGTATGTGTGTCTTTTGCTTCAATTTTTTGTTGTTCTACACCGCCACTCAGTACATCACCTCGGGCCTAATCTCGGTGGTGTTTTCCATGGCGGTACTGTTTAACGCGGTCAACAGTGCGTTGTTCTTCCGGGTAACGATTACCCCGCGTATCTATCTGGCCAATGGCCTGGGCCTGTCAGGTATGCTGCTGTTGTTCTGGCCAGATCTCAGTGGTGAGCAACTGGACCTGGAGGTGTTTTTCGGCATGGGATGCGCCTTGCTGGGTACCTATGGTTTTTCGCTGGGCAATATGATCAGTTTGCGTCACCAGCGAAAAGGCCTGGATCTGCTATCCACCAATGCCTACGCCATGAGTTATGGAGCCCTGACGCTGTTGTGTATTGTGTTGGTCAGCGGTACGCCCTTCGTGCTGGATACCCGTATGAGCTATCTGGGCGCATTGTTTTATCTGGCGATTTTCGGTTCGGTTATTGGCTTCGGTGCCTACTTTGCTCTGATAGGGCGGATAGGGGCTGGACCCGCCGCCTACGCCACCTTGCTGTTTCCGTTGGTCGCACTCGGTATTTCAACCTTCTATGAAGGATATGTCTGGACCCTCCCAGCCTTGGCCGGTCTGGTCATGATTTTGATCGGCAATGCGGTGATGTTTATAAAAACGACCCTGTGGCACCGCGCTGTAAAGCCGTCTGATATAAAAGCCTCGGTATGA
- a CDS encoding helix-turn-helix domain-containing protein, whose amino-acid sequence MSSHYQVVEQMLMHKADLRATGSLSNDMGLARWYNSHDLIELDCPSHHTLSLYVAEGLECYRRTQNGWKNGGAPGRFCLMPKGLESAWDVRGPLEFVHLYFTDQHLLSLAEQIWDRSPASLQLNEQYFAEDASITALYQQFLLSLDWQERSHQLALSSASNLLLIHLLRSFSQCQWHLPRVTGGLAPSLLKRIQEYIETYLDQPLLLRDLAEQACLSEYHFSRMFSQSLGIAPHQYVLQRRLRRAEQLLQNSPLSLTEIAQQCGFSSSSHFSNRFRQSRGMPPSQLRQATENNDTKLVPDQRPL is encoded by the coding sequence ATGTCATCCCATTACCAAGTCGTTGAACAAATGCTTATGCATAAAGCAGACCTCAGGGCCACTGGCAGCCTGAGCAATGACATGGGGTTAGCTCGCTGGTACAACAGTCATGACCTGATCGAACTGGACTGTCCTAGTCATCACACCCTGAGCCTCTACGTTGCCGAAGGGCTGGAGTGTTATCGACGCACCCAAAATGGCTGGAAGAATGGCGGAGCTCCGGGACGCTTCTGCCTGATGCCCAAAGGTTTGGAGAGTGCCTGGGATGTACGGGGACCGCTGGAGTTTGTGCATCTGTACTTTACCGATCAGCATCTACTCAGTCTGGCAGAGCAGATATGGGATAGATCACCCGCCAGTCTGCAGTTGAATGAGCAGTACTTTGCTGAAGATGCCAGCATTACCGCACTCTATCAGCAGTTCCTGCTTAGCCTTGACTGGCAAGAACGCAGTCACCAGTTAGCACTTAGCAGCGCCAGTAACCTGTTGCTGATACACCTGCTCCGGAGCTTTTCCCAGTGCCAATGGCACTTGCCACGTGTGACGGGCGGCCTGGCACCCAGCCTGCTGAAACGCATTCAGGAATATATCGAAACCTATCTGGATCAACCCCTGCTGTTGCGCGATCTGGCTGAGCAGGCCTGCCTGAGTGAATACCACTTTTCCAGAATGTTCAGCCAAAGCCTCGGCATTGCGCCCCATCAATATGTTTTACAGCGTCGCTTACGGCGTGCCGAACAGTTATTGCAGAATAGCCCGCTTTCGTTGACTGAGATAGCCCAGCAATGTGGTTTCAGTTCATCCAGCCACTTCTCAAACCGCTTTCGTCAATCAAGAGGTATGCCCCCTTCTCAGCTACGTCAGGCGACTGAGAATAACGATACAAAACTAGTTCCTGACCAGAGGCCTTTGTAA
- a CDS encoding alkaline phosphatase D family protein, giving the protein MHETITLLAGPILRRTTPSEVVFWWVTDAPAEPSLNLIPLTPDSNTAIAVDCTLAHQQMQAGDSLYIHLLKVTPARELPTDKEIEYDLRLNGLGWNHWAEDLVYPGHKKPFFVIKPKLSHILHGSCRKPHHDSGDGLVRVDTLLASTPTEEWPSLLIMNGDQIYADDVAGPMLWAIHHLIPHLGMPDETLPCVDVKQASRLHNDTPCYYYRESLLPNTEASQKMLSQVFGGARKPVFTSASAHNHLISIAEVLAMYLLVWSPEGWKKLNNDTQKALPNGLSATEEEQFRRERRVLEGFIRSLPQIRRAMAHLPVAMIFDDHDVTDDWNLTAEWEQTAYGHPFSARIIGNALLGYLLCQGWGNAPEHFSDELMDRVQHALEKPGSEQHDHLLQELLAFSQWHYLWPTSPTLLVLDTRTHRWRSEESLAKPSGLMDWEALTDLQQQLMNLDAVVLVSPAPIFGVKLIENIQRVFTWFGKPLLVDAENWMAHPGSASTLLNMFRHAKTPKHFIILSGDVHYSFVYKVQLRGINSRPDVWQITSSGIKNEFPKRLLDVFDRLNRWLYSPKSPLNWFTRRRRMRVIPHKPDHADKGERLLNASGIGLVSLNDDGSPKAVTQLCADGRDVYFKLSESDARWD; this is encoded by the coding sequence GTGCACGAGACTATTACTCTATTAGCTGGGCCAATTCTAAGGCGCACGACACCATCAGAGGTGGTATTCTGGTGGGTCACAGATGCGCCAGCCGAGCCCAGCCTAAATCTTATTCCTCTGACACCTGATTCGAACACGGCAATAGCTGTTGACTGCACTCTAGCGCATCAACAAATGCAAGCCGGTGACTCCCTGTATATTCATTTATTGAAAGTCACGCCGGCTCGCGAATTACCAACTGACAAAGAAATTGAGTATGACTTGCGTCTGAATGGTTTAGGCTGGAATCACTGGGCAGAAGATCTGGTTTATCCCGGCCATAAAAAACCATTCTTTGTGATAAAGCCAAAACTGAGCCATATCTTGCATGGTTCTTGTCGAAAACCCCACCATGACTCTGGTGATGGATTAGTGCGTGTAGACACTCTGTTAGCATCCACGCCCACCGAAGAATGGCCGAGTTTACTGATCATGAACGGTGATCAAATCTATGCCGATGATGTTGCCGGACCCATGCTCTGGGCTATACATCATTTAATCCCACATTTGGGAATGCCTGATGAAACCTTACCTTGTGTAGACGTTAAACAAGCCTCACGTCTGCACAATGATACCCCTTGCTATTATTATCGAGAATCATTACTGCCAAATACCGAAGCCAGCCAAAAAATGTTATCGCAAGTTTTTGGCGGTGCTCGCAAGCCAGTTTTCACCTCTGCTTCTGCACATAACCACTTGATATCCATAGCAGAAGTTCTTGCGATGTATCTACTGGTGTGGTCGCCGGAAGGCTGGAAAAAACTAAATAATGACACACAAAAAGCACTTCCGAATGGCTTAAGTGCAACTGAAGAAGAGCAATTTCGTCGAGAACGGCGAGTGCTAGAGGGTTTTATTCGCTCTTTACCTCAGATTCGACGTGCCATGGCCCATCTGCCGGTCGCCATGATTTTCGATGATCATGATGTCACTGATGACTGGAATCTAACCGCTGAATGGGAACAGACCGCCTATGGCCATCCCTTCTCAGCGCGCATTATTGGTAATGCGCTTTTAGGTTATTTACTCTGTCAGGGCTGGGGCAATGCCCCTGAGCACTTTTCTGATGAGTTAATGGATCGCGTACAACATGCCCTGGAAAAACCCGGATCAGAGCAGCATGACCATTTGTTACAGGAGTTATTAGCCTTTTCCCAATGGCATTACCTTTGGCCAACAAGCCCTACGCTATTGGTACTCGATACCCGCACCCATCGCTGGCGTTCGGAAGAGTCCCTGGCTAAACCGTCTGGCCTGATGGACTGGGAGGCCTTAACTGACTTGCAACAACAGCTGATGAACCTGGATGCCGTTGTACTGGTCTCTCCCGCACCGATTTTTGGCGTTAAGTTAATTGAGAATATTCAACGCGTATTCACCTGGTTTGGTAAACCCTTGCTGGTAGATGCAGAAAACTGGATGGCTCACCCAGGATCTGCCTCTACATTATTGAATATGTTTCGTCATGCTAAAACACCCAAACATTTCATTATATTATCCGGCGATGTGCATTACTCGTTTGTCTATAAAGTGCAATTACGCGGGATCAACAGCCGACCTGATGTCTGGCAAATCACCAGCAGTGGTATTAAAAACGAATTTCCCAAACGCCTGTTAGATGTGTTTGATCGCTTAAATCGCTGGCTATACTCACCTAAATCACCACTAAACTGGTTCACTCGACGCCGTCGAATGCGCGTCATACCGCATAAACCAGATCATGCCGATAAGGGTGAAAGACTCCTGAATGCGTCAGGCATAGGCTTGGTTTCGCTTAATGATGATGGCTCGCCGAAGGCTGTCACTCAACTGTGTGCAGACGGCCGCGATGTGTACTTTAAACTTTCGGAAAGTGATGCTCGCTGGGATTAA
- a CDS encoding XRE family transcriptional regulator, which translates to MEKVTVALGKRLRELRRSLGWSLDHAAAQTGVSKAMLGQIERGESSPTIATLWKVATGFQISFTRLVGGLSFNPLALADNEHLHALESDPGIEVTVRFAFDPSVNFEWVELRLAPGSESHSDAHQTGVTERLLVLEGELELWLAGEWQCYQAGETVCFDADQPHGYRNAGQGLLVFEDVIHYA; encoded by the coding sequence ATGGAGAAGGTAACTGTGGCATTAGGTAAACGTCTGCGCGAATTGAGACGGTCACTGGGCTGGAGTCTGGATCACGCGGCAGCACAAACGGGTGTCAGCAAGGCCATGCTGGGACAGATAGAACGCGGTGAATCCAGTCCGACCATTGCCACCCTGTGGAAGGTTGCAACCGGTTTTCAGATCTCTTTCACCCGCCTGGTCGGAGGGTTATCTTTTAATCCGCTAGCCTTGGCTGACAATGAGCATTTACATGCGCTTGAATCTGATCCGGGTATTGAGGTGACGGTACGCTTTGCCTTTGATCCCAGTGTTAACTTTGAATGGGTGGAGCTACGACTGGCACCGGGCAGTGAATCACACTCAGATGCACACCAGACGGGGGTTACGGAGCGTTTACTGGTGCTGGAAGGTGAGTTGGAGTTGTGGCTGGCGGGTGAATGGCAGTGTTACCAGGCGGGGGAAACTGTGTGTTTTGATGCCGACCAACCGCATGGTTATCGCAATGCCGGTCAGGGTCTACTGGTGTTTGAGGATGTGATTCATTATGCGTGA
- a CDS encoding benzoate/H(+) symporter BenE family transporter has product MALMKDFSLSSITAGFVAVLVGYTSSAVIIFQAAAAAGASQAEVTSWFFALGIGMGLSTLGLSLYYKTPILTAWSTPGAALLVTSLPGLSMAEATGAFIFCGALITLAGITGWFERLMKFLPQELATAMLAGVLLQFGLAAFKSAETHLILVISMFLVYLISKRLLPRYAILIVLTGAVAMVSWMGEFDLDTLAFQFAIPVFTAPSFSFAALIGVGIPLFIVTMASQNMPGIAVIKASGYNPPLSPIITWTGITTLLLAPLGAFALNLAAITAAICMSEEAHPDKQRRYTAAVSASIFYIVSGLLAASVATLMFAFPQALVLTLAGLALLSTIGNSLAVALGNTEGREAALITFLATASGMTLFGIGSAFWGLLAGMLAWHLMRKPTEQQPSV; this is encoded by the coding sequence ATGGCACTAATGAAAGACTTTTCGCTCTCGTCCATTACGGCAGGCTTTGTCGCCGTGCTGGTCGGTTACACCAGCTCGGCCGTGATCATCTTTCAAGCGGCGGCGGCTGCAGGGGCATCACAAGCAGAAGTAACCTCCTGGTTTTTTGCGCTGGGCATCGGGATGGGCCTGTCCACGCTGGGGTTATCGCTGTATTACAAAACCCCGATCTTAACAGCCTGGTCTACGCCTGGCGCTGCACTGTTAGTGACCAGCCTACCTGGACTGTCGATGGCTGAAGCGACAGGTGCGTTTATTTTTTGCGGTGCTTTAATCACACTTGCGGGTATTACTGGCTGGTTTGAACGTTTGATGAAGTTTTTACCCCAGGAATTGGCAACGGCGATGCTGGCAGGCGTTCTTTTACAGTTTGGATTAGCGGCCTTTAAGTCCGCCGAAACTCACCTGATCTTAGTGATCAGCATGTTTCTTGTGTATTTAATCAGCAAACGGTTGTTACCCCGCTATGCAATCTTAATCGTATTAACGGGTGCGGTGGCGATGGTGTCCTGGATGGGGGAATTTGATCTGGATACACTGGCTTTTCAGTTTGCCATCCCTGTTTTTACCGCGCCGTCTTTTTCATTTGCCGCCCTCATCGGTGTCGGTATTCCATTGTTTATCGTTACCATGGCCTCTCAAAATATGCCCGGCATCGCAGTGATTAAAGCCTCAGGTTATAACCCACCTTTATCTCCCATCATCACCTGGACAGGTATCACCACCCTGTTACTGGCTCCATTGGGTGCATTTGCCCTCAATTTAGCGGCGATTACGGCCGCTATTTGCATGAGTGAAGAAGCGCATCCTGATAAGCAGCGCCGTTACACCGCTGCCGTATCCGCCAGCATTTTCTATATTGTCAGTGGCCTGCTCGCAGCCTCAGTGGCGACCTTAATGTTCGCCTTTCCGCAAGCCTTAGTATTGACCTTGGCCGGACTGGCCTTGCTGTCAACGATCGGAAACAGTCTGGCTGTCGCGTTAGGGAACACAGAGGGTCGAGAAGCAGCTTTAATCACGTTTCTGGCCACCGCATCGGGGATGACATTGTTTGGTATTGGCAGTGCTTTCTGGGGATTATTGGCAGGGATGTTGGCTTGGCATCTAATGCGCAAACCAACAGAGCAACAACCTTCTGTGTGA
- the puuE gene encoding allantoinase PuuE → MQNNAEYPRDLIGYGANPPDPRWPGKARLALNFVLNYEEGAEMSVLHGDAHAETFLSEIAGASPYPDRHLSMESIYEYGSRAGVWRILREFERRDLPMTIFGVAMALARHPDLCHEFQRLGHDICCHGLRWIHYQEMPEAQERAHLQEAMQIFNTLTGNPPLGWYTGRDSPNTRRLVVEQGGFLYDSDYYGDDLPFWTQVDTAKGERKSHLVIPYTLDCNDMRFSSPTGFADGDNFFTYLRDSFDVLYAEGADAPKMMSVGLHCRLIGRPGRFRALQRFLDYVQQHDDVWITRREDIARHWIAEHPAP, encoded by the coding sequence ATGCAAAATAACGCCGAGTATCCCCGCGATCTGATTGGCTACGGGGCCAATCCCCCTGATCCACGCTGGCCGGGCAAGGCCAGGTTGGCTTTGAATTTTGTCCTTAATTACGAGGAAGGCGCTGAAATGTCAGTGCTGCATGGCGATGCCCATGCGGAAACCTTCCTGTCTGAGATTGCGGGTGCATCACCTTACCCTGATCGCCACCTGAGTATGGAATCCATCTATGAATATGGCTCACGGGCGGGTGTCTGGCGGATATTGCGTGAATTTGAACGCCGTGACCTCCCCATGACTATTTTTGGTGTTGCTATGGCGTTGGCACGCCATCCTGATCTGTGTCATGAGTTCCAGCGCCTGGGGCATGATATCTGCTGTCATGGCTTGCGTTGGATACATTATCAGGAAATGCCAGAAGCCCAGGAACGTGCCCATCTTCAGGAAGCAATGCAGATCTTCAATACGTTGACCGGGAACCCACCACTGGGCTGGTACACAGGTCGTGACTCACCCAATACCCGGCGACTGGTGGTGGAGCAGGGTGGTTTTCTCTACGACTCCGACTATTATGGTGATGACTTACCTTTCTGGACTCAGGTGGATACGGCCAAAGGAGAGCGTAAATCCCACTTGGTGATTCCTTATACCCTGGACTGTAACGATATGCGCTTTTCGTCACCCACAGGTTTTGCAGATGGCGATAATTTCTTCACCTACCTGCGTGACAGTTTTGATGTGCTCTACGCCGAAGGCGCTGATGCACCGAAAATGATGTCAGTGGGTTTGCACTGTCGTTTAATCGGTCGTCCCGGCCGCTTTCGGGCGTTACAGCGCTTTCTTGATTATGTGCAGCAGCATGACGACGTGTGGATAACCCGGCGAGAGGATATTGCCCGTCACTGGATAGCTGAACACCCCGCGCCTTAA